The Gemmatimonadaceae bacterium genome window below encodes:
- a CDS encoding response regulator, which translates to MSESGKMILLVEDNEDNRIVYSTILKHFGYEVTEAWNGEEGISKARSAMPDLILMDISIPIIDGWEATQVLKHDPATRHIPIIALTAHALASDREKAFEVGCDGYLAKPCEPRAVVAEVQRFLGGKNGH; encoded by the coding sequence ATGAGCGAGTCTGGTAAAATGATTCTGCTTGTTGAGGATAACGAAGACAACCGAATCGTGTATTCCACCATTCTCAAGCACTTCGGCTACGAGGTAACCGAGGCATGGAACGGTGAAGAAGGTATATCCAAGGCGAGGTCGGCAATGCCTGACCTCATACTGATGGATATCTCCATACCGATCATCGATGGCTGGGAGGCGACGCAGGTTCTCAAGCACGACCCCGCGACCCGACACATCCCGATCATCGCGTTGACCGCTCACGCCCTGGCATCGGATCGCGAGAAGGCGTTCGAGGTTGGTTGTGACGGATACCTTGCCAAGCCGTGCGAGCCCCGGGCGGTAGTCGCTGAAGTGCAGCGATTCCTCGGCGGCAAGAATGGCCACTGA